GAAACAAAAAAATCCTGAGAGAAGCGGGGTTTAAGCTTATCGGAAGAATAATCCTGGTGAATGCCGTTGTTGTACCAAACCTCTTTCAGATATTCGGTCAGGGCTATAAATTCAGCACTGTTTTTATCCCCTGAAGAGTTTTTGTAAATAGCCTCAAGAGTACGGCGGACAGTAAGATTCCAGCGGCAATTCTGATCAAACAGAATATCACGACCGGCATGGGCAGCTTCAGAAAGGTAATACACCAGTTTCTTCTGATCCAGGCTCAAAGCTTCAAAGCCGGGAACCTTATAACGAAGAATTTCAACATTGGCAAAACGATCAACCGTATATTTAAAAGTATTGGCAACCTCTTCACCGGCCATAACCGGAGAAGATGACAAACTTGCAGAAATTATCATGAGAGCAACTATTTTTTTCATCCTGACGGCAATCCGGATAAATATTCGAATTAATAAATCAATTCCCCTTTTCCCTGACGGACAATTTCCGCCTCACCTTCACTACAATCCACAACGGTAGAAGCTGTAAGCCCTCCGTAACCACCGTCAATCACGAGATCTACGTCGTATTGATATTTCTCCTCAAGCAATTCCGGATCAGTCATGTATTCGATAATAGTATCGTCACTGTGAACTGATGTGGTTAGCAACGGATTTCCTAATTGACGGATAATCTCGCGTGCGATGCTGTGATCGGGCACACGGATTCCTACCGTCTTGCGGTTACGGAAAATCTTGGGTAAGCTACTGTGTGTGTTAAGAATAAAGGTAAACGGACCGGGTAGATTCTTTTTCATCAGCTTAAAAGTGATATTGTCCACTTTGGCAAATTCGCTGATGTTGCTAAGGTCGTAGCAAATGATGGAAAGATTTTCTTTTCGGGGATCTATCCCCTTGAGTTTGCATATCTTCTCTACCGCCCTCACATTGAGCGCATCACAACCAATTGCGTAAACAGTATCGGTAGGATAAATAATCAGGCCTCCGTCTCTCAGGATGTCCACCACCTTATCAATCTCACGCTGATTGGGATTTTCAGGATAGA
The Parabacteroides sp. FAFU027 DNA segment above includes these coding regions:
- a CDS encoding L-threonylcarbamoyladenylate synthase, coding for MLIKIYPENPNQREIDKVVDILRDGGLIIYPTDTVYAIGCDALNVRAVEKICKLKGIDPRKENLSIICYDLSNISEFAKVDNITFKLMKKNLPGPFTFILNTHSSLPKIFRNRKTVGIRVPDHSIAREIIRQLGNPLLTTSVHSDDTIIEYMTDPELLEEKYQYDVDLVIDGGYGGLTASTVVDCSEGEAEIVRQGKGELIY